The Flaviramulus sp. BrNp1-15 genome includes the window CCTAGATTTACTTAACCTATGAAGTTATTTTCCAAGTTGTTTTTAATAGTATTTTTTGCTGTTTTAACACTTTCTTCTTGTTCATCAGAGAATCTCGATGATAAAGCAGATACCATAGAATTAAAGCTTATTACACCTCAAGCTAAAGCGATTGAAGTTGAAATATTAGATTTAATCAACGACCATAGATTATCTTTAGGTTTAAACCCATTATCAGATATGAGCATTGTTAAATCTGTTGCTTTTAGCCATACAGATTATATGGTGGATCATGATGAAGTATCTCATGCAAACTTTTATACACGTAGTAAATACTTAAAAGAAAATGCTGGAGCTAAAGAGGTAACTGAAAATGTTGCTTACGGTTATAGTTCTGCACAAGGTGTTGTAAATGCTTGGTTAAAAAGTGATTCACATAAGGAAAACTTAGAAGGTGATTTTACAAACTTTGATATATCTGCTGAAAAAAATGAAGATGGTAGATGGTATTATACTAATATATTTATTAAAAAGTAATAACTTACTATCATAACACATTACTTCTTATTGGAGTTTTCAAAATGTTTACTATTCAGAAACCTTTAACAAATAATAAATTATATAAAAAAACCACTAAGAGGAATTTCTCTTAGTGGTTTAATTATTTTATAAATTAAATTTATTTCATTCTTATAACACTAAACTGTGTTCGCCTATTTAACTGATGTTCTGCTTCAGTACATCTAATAGTTCCATCACAATTATTTATTAGTTTTTGTTCACCATAACCTTTGTATTCTATAATTCTATTAGGGTTTACACCATGGTTTATTAAATAATTGTAAGCAACTTTAGCTCTTTTTTCAGATAATTTATAATTGTAAGAAGATGGTCCTCTAGAATCTGTATGTGACTCTATTTTAACAACCATATTTGGATATTTAATTTGCATTAAATCAACAATTCTATCTAATTCTGTTGTACCGTCTTTTCTTATGTTAGATTTATTAAAATCAAAATAAATAGGGTAGAGTTCAGCTATAGGAATTATTTCCTCTTTTTCTTCTAATTTTTCTTCTGGTGTTATTGCAAAATCAGAAGGAATACTTGTAATATGTCTTTCTATATTTTTTGAAGAAATAGAAGAGCTACTTTCGATATAAGTTTCTTTTTTTACTTTCAAATTATAGTCTGCATTTCTGTCAATATTAATATCATACTGACCATTTTCGTTGGTTTCAACAAAAGCAATTTCTTTACCATCACTATCTAAAAGCGTAACTAAGGCATTAGGAATAGGTGAGTTGTTTATAGCTTCGGTTACTGTACCTTCTATTTTTAATTGCGGAATTCTATCATAGGCAAAAATATCGTCGCTACCAACCCCACCGTTTCTATTGGAAGCAAAATAGCCCGAAAGTCCATCTGGATTCATAAAAAAAGAAAAATCATCTTTACTTGAATTTACAGGCACTCCTAGATTTATGACACTTGTAATATTATTGTTTTTATCGGAAACTGTTCCAAAAATATCTAATAGACCTAATCCTGGATGTCCATCGGAAGCAAAAAAGAGAGAACCTTCACTATTTATAAAAGGAAATCTTTCGTTTTTATTTGTATTTACTACATTACCTAAGTTTTTAGGTGTTCCAAAAGAACCATCTTTATTAATGTCTACATAATAAATATCAGAACCTCCATAACCTCCATATTTATTTGAGGCAAAATAAAGTTTAGTTTCATCTTCATTTAATGCTGGATGTGCATTAGAAAATTCGTTGTTATTAAAAGGAAGCTCTTCAATATTTGTCCATTTACCTTCAATTAATGAGGCTTTATATATTTTAAGATTAGTTATACCTTCTTTATCTTTTCCTAAAACATTTTTATTAAAATTGGTTCGTGAGAAATAAATGGTTTTACCATTCTTAGTAATAGTAAAAGATCCCTCATGATAAACAGAATTTATATTCCCTTTTAATTTAGAACGGTAATCTACAATACTATCATTATTACTTTTAATAGTTGAATATATATCTAAAAAAGGCTCATTATTCCATCCGTAAGTATGTTTTTTTAAAGCCCTTTCATCTCTAGACGAAACAAAATATATACTTCCATTATGCTCGTAGGCTCCAAAATCACTAAATTTTGAATTGAAATTAATATTGGTTAAAAAGTATTGTTGTTTGGCGTTGAAAATTGAGTTGATAAAATCTGAATCTTTACCAAGTTTTTTTTCATTAATTGAACCGCCTGCATCTTTAAATCGTTTCATCCAAATACGATACGCTTCATAGTCTTTTATACCTCTTAATGCTTGTGCATAATTATAATAATATTCAACAGGAACATTTTTTTGTTGTACTGCCTTTTTATAATATACTACTGCGCTATCTGGATTTCGCATAAATGCATAACTATCTGCCAACTGCCTTGTAGCATAATCTGCATTAAAGTTTTCATCTATAAGCTCATGATAAACTTTTGCAGCATTGGCAAACGCAAACTTATTAAATAGGTTATCTGCTTTTTTTTGATAGGTGTATTGCGCTTTGGCAGAAAAACCAAAAAGCAATACAATAGTAGCTATAATGTAGTTTTTTAATTTCATGGGGCTTTTAATTAAAAATCTTATTCTATTCCATTTTTACCACAATAAATTGGGTACGCCTGTTTAATTGATGTTGTTCTTCCTCACATTTTGCACCATCTTCACAACCGTTTGTTAATCTTCGTTCACCAAAACCTTGATGTTCAGTAATTCTATCAGGATTAACACCTTTTGATATTAAATACTCATAAGTAGCATTGGCTCTATCGATAGATAATTTATCATTATAAGAAAGAGTTCCTCTTGAGTCTGTATGCGATTCAATCCGTATTACCATATCTGGGTAATCGTTTTGCATAAGGTTTACAATCTTATCTAGTTCTAGAGCTGCATCTTTTCTAATGGTGTGTTTGTTGAAATCGAAATAAATGGTATTTAAATCTAATTCTGCCAGTTTTACAACACTAGGTTTCGGGTTTATAAGTAGGTTGGCACTAATGGTAATAAGTTCTGTTTGAATATTTTTTGATGTAAATGTTCGGTAATCATCAATATATTTATCTTGACTAGCAACAATTTTATAATCTTGATTTCTATCAATATTTATTTGATAATATCCATTTTCATCTGTTTCCATGTATGCAATTTGTTGCCCTTTATCATCATACAACGTAATTTTTGCATTTGGAACTGGATTTGTGTTTATAGCATCTACAACAACACCTTCAACATGAAGTACAGGTTCTCTATGAAATGCATATATATCATCACTACCACGACCACCACGTCTATTTGATGCAAAATAACCTGTAATACCATCAGGATTCATTGAAAATGAAAAATCATCTGCATTAGAATTTACTGGAGTACCTAAATTTATAACATCAACAATGCTATTTTCATCTTCTTCACCTTTAATTGTTGCAAAAATATCTAACAAGCCTAAACCAGTATGACCATCAGATGAAAAGAATAAAACGCCTTCGTTATTGATGAAAGGAAAACCTTCTGCACTTTCTGTATTTACTACATCTCCAATATTTTGTATGTCCATTAAGGTTCCATCAGGATAAATGTTAACCACCCAAATATCTGAACCTCCTTTTGTACCAGGTCTATCAGAAGCGAAGTATAGTTTTGTATCATCAATATTTAATGCTGGATGCTGAGTAGAAAATCCATCTCCGTTAATAGGTAAATCCTCAATATTAGTCCATTCACCATCTACTAATGTAGCACGGTAAATTTTCATATTAGTTAAACCTTTTCTATCTTTAATTTCAACATCTTTATTAAAATTATTTCTTGAGAAATACATAGTTTTACCATCTTTTGTTATGGTAACAGGACCGTCATGATAAATGGAATTTACATCTCCCTTAACTTTATTATTAAAGTCTACATTTTTTTTTGAGTCAGCATCAGTTACATAGACATCTAAAAAGGGTTGTTCGTTCCAGCCATATACTCGTTTTATACCTACACCTTCGTCTCGAGATGAAGCAAAATAGACTTTACCATCATATTGAAAA containing:
- a CDS encoding CAP domain-containing protein — protein: MKLFSKLFLIVFFAVLTLSSCSSENLDDKADTIELKLITPQAKAIEVEILDLINDHRLSLGLNPLSDMSIVKSVAFSHTDYMVDHDEVSHANFYTRSKYLKENAGAKEVTENVAYGYSSAQGVVNAWLKSDSHKENLEGDFTNFDISAEKNEDGRWYYTNIFIKK
- a CDS encoding OmpA family protein gives rise to the protein MKNKKYILVCLTLMLSITVFSQQGKQKRADTLFNKFSFVKAAEVYKDLIAKNYNKDYATRKLADCYAFLRDPRNATRYYKSVVKQDNVPVEYYYKYAQSLRGMKKYEESQIWLKRYKDSGGVVNANDFSKDVNFITSVFGAKQQYFLDRVRFNSKYSDFGAFQYDGKVYFASSRDEGVGIKRVYGWNEQPFLDVYVTDADSKKNVDFNNKVKGDVNSIYHDGPVTITKDGKTMYFSRNNFNKDVEIKDRKGLTNMKIYRATLVDGEWTNIEDLPINGDGFSTQHPALNIDDTKLYFASDRPGTKGGSDIWVVNIYPDGTLMDIQNIGDVVNTESAEGFPFINNEGVLFFSSDGHTGLGLLDIFATIKGEEDENSIVDVINLGTPVNSNADDFSFSMNPDGITGYFASNRRGGRGSDDIYAFHREPVLHVEGVVVDAINTNPVPNAKITLYDDKGQQIAYMETDENGYYQINIDRNQDYKIVASQDKYIDDYRTFTSKNIQTELITISANLLINPKPSVVKLAELDLNTIYFDFNKHTIRKDAALELDKIVNLMQNDYPDMVIRIESHTDSRGTLSYNDKLSIDRANATYEYLISKGVNPDRITEHQGFGERRLTNGCEDGAKCEEEQHQLNRRTQFIVVKME
- a CDS encoding OmpA family protein, with amino-acid sequence MKLKNYIIATIVLLFGFSAKAQYTYQKKADNLFNKFAFANAAKVYHELIDENFNADYATRQLADSYAFMRNPDSAVVYYKKAVQQKNVPVEYYYNYAQALRGIKDYEAYRIWMKRFKDAGGSINEKKLGKDSDFINSIFNAKQQYFLTNINFNSKFSDFGAYEHNGSIYFVSSRDERALKKHTYGWNNEPFLDIYSTIKSNNDSIVDYRSKLKGNINSVYHEGSFTITKNGKTIYFSRTNFNKNVLGKDKEGITNLKIYKASLIEGKWTNIEELPFNNNEFSNAHPALNEDETKLYFASNKYGGYGGSDIYYVDINKDGSFGTPKNLGNVVNTNKNERFPFINSEGSLFFASDGHPGLGLLDIFGTVSDKNNNITSVINLGVPVNSSKDDFSFFMNPDGLSGYFASNRNGGVGSDDIFAYDRIPQLKIEGTVTEAINNSPIPNALVTLLDSDGKEIAFVETNENGQYDINIDRNADYNLKVKKETYIESSSSISSKNIERHITSIPSDFAITPEEKLEEKEEIIPIAELYPIYFDFNKSNIRKDGTTELDRIVDLMQIKYPNMVVKIESHTDSRGPSSYNYKLSEKRAKVAYNYLINHGVNPNRIIEYKGYGEQKLINNCDGTIRCTEAEHQLNRRTQFSVIRMK